The proteins below are encoded in one region of Labeo rohita strain BAU-BD-2019 chromosome 15, IGBB_LRoh.1.0, whole genome shotgun sequence:
- the fam131ab gene encoding protein FAM131A isoform X1, whose amino-acid sequence MGCAASRTPVVAGDRLRVDWSPRSSYSDLVLLGNTRTSLAHGLGATFGRSDRYLKVNVEDSSDMLPKSRRALTIQEIAALARSSLHGISQVVKDHVTKPTAMAQGRVAHLIEWKGWCKPTDTPSALESHLTSYSHLSEGEQEARFAAGVAEQFAIAEAKLRAWSSVDGDESNDDSYDEDFLPANEPVTQSTDLSSYPHYLRDLLHTRVCQAHLRGRGLCEAESGVGADLSPPVGSPGSPSDTLCSSMCSLDERHPLLRDLGRHTDAPAADLTAKILGALQGGEELLLARLHRAGHRRGHSPCCLETFSETFEDEDTPCKDCGGCLPPEYSVRRKVSDVASSGVVSLDEEDVEEEELEEQ is encoded by the exons ATGGGCTGCGCCGCCTCCAGAACGCCAGTAG TGGCGGGCGACAGGTTGCGTGTGGACTGGAGCCCGAGGAGTTCCTACTCCGACCTGGTGCTCTTGGGCAACACGCGGACCAGTTTGGCGCACGGCCTGGGCGCGACATTTGGGCGCTCGGACCGTTACCTCAAG GTAAATGTTGAGGACAGCAGCGACATGTTACCTAAATCCAGACGAGCTCTCACCATTCAAGAGATCGCAGCGCTGGCGAGATCTTCACTTCACG gtaTCTCGCAGGTGGTCAAAGATCATGTGACGAAGCCCACGGCGATGGCGCAGGGCCGCGTGGCTCACCTGATCGAGTGGAAGGGCTGGTGTAAACCTACCGACACGCCCAGCGCCCTCGAGTCACACCTCACGTCATACTCGCATCTGTCCGAGGGCGAGCAGGAGGCACGTTTCGCTGCAG gagTGGCAGAGCAGTTCGCCATTGCAGAGGCAAAGCTTCGTGCCTGGTCTTCAGTGGACGGTGACGAGTCTAATGATGATTCTTATGACGAAGACTTTCTACCTGCAAATGAGCCTGTTACACAGAGCACAG ATCTGTCCTCGTACCCTCACTACCTGCGGGATCTCCTGCACACTCGGGTGTGTCAGGCTCACCTGCGGGGGCGTGGCCTGTGCGAGGCCGAGAGCGGTGTGGGCGCTGACCTCTCACCTCCCGTGGGCTCGCCGGGGTCACCGTCAGACACGCTCTGCTCCAGCATGTGCAGTTTGGACGAGAGACACCCGCTGCTGCGGGACCTGGGGCGTCACACGGACGCGCCCGCCGCCGACCTCACCGCCAAGATCCTCGGTGCTCTTCAGGGAGGGGAGGAGCTACTGTTAGCCCGCCTACACAGGGCGGGGCACAGGCGAGGCCACTCCCCCTGTTGCTTGGAAACGTTTTCGGAGACATTCGAAGACGAGGACACGCCTTGTAAGGACTGCGGAGGCTGCCTCCCGCCGGAATATTCGGTGCGCAGGAAGGTGTCAGACGTGGCTTCGTCCGGCGTCGTCTCGCTCGACGAGGAAGACGTAGAGGAAGAAGAGCTAGAAGAACAGTGA
- the fam131ab gene encoding protein FAM131A isoform X2 gives MLLTTDSMEKLLFLCGASGEPVNVEDSSDMLPKSRRALTIQEIAALARSSLHGISQVVKDHVTKPTAMAQGRVAHLIEWKGWCKPTDTPSALESHLTSYSHLSEGEQEARFAAGVAEQFAIAEAKLRAWSSVDGDESNDDSYDEDFLPANEPVTQSTDLSSYPHYLRDLLHTRVCQAHLRGRGLCEAESGVGADLSPPVGSPGSPSDTLCSSMCSLDERHPLLRDLGRHTDAPAADLTAKILGALQGGEELLLARLHRAGHRRGHSPCCLETFSETFEDEDTPCKDCGGCLPPEYSVRRKVSDVASSGVVSLDEEDVEEEELEEQ, from the exons ATGTTGCTGACGACCGACTCAATGGAGAAGCTTTTGTTCCTGTGTGGAGCGAGCGGAGAGCCG GTAAATGTTGAGGACAGCAGCGACATGTTACCTAAATCCAGACGAGCTCTCACCATTCAAGAGATCGCAGCGCTGGCGAGATCTTCACTTCACG gtaTCTCGCAGGTGGTCAAAGATCATGTGACGAAGCCCACGGCGATGGCGCAGGGCCGCGTGGCTCACCTGATCGAGTGGAAGGGCTGGTGTAAACCTACCGACACGCCCAGCGCCCTCGAGTCACACCTCACGTCATACTCGCATCTGTCCGAGGGCGAGCAGGAGGCACGTTTCGCTGCAG gagTGGCAGAGCAGTTCGCCATTGCAGAGGCAAAGCTTCGTGCCTGGTCTTCAGTGGACGGTGACGAGTCTAATGATGATTCTTATGACGAAGACTTTCTACCTGCAAATGAGCCTGTTACACAGAGCACAG ATCTGTCCTCGTACCCTCACTACCTGCGGGATCTCCTGCACACTCGGGTGTGTCAGGCTCACCTGCGGGGGCGTGGCCTGTGCGAGGCCGAGAGCGGTGTGGGCGCTGACCTCTCACCTCCCGTGGGCTCGCCGGGGTCACCGTCAGACACGCTCTGCTCCAGCATGTGCAGTTTGGACGAGAGACACCCGCTGCTGCGGGACCTGGGGCGTCACACGGACGCGCCCGCCGCCGACCTCACCGCCAAGATCCTCGGTGCTCTTCAGGGAGGGGAGGAGCTACTGTTAGCCCGCCTACACAGGGCGGGGCACAGGCGAGGCCACTCCCCCTGTTGCTTGGAAACGTTTTCGGAGACATTCGAAGACGAGGACACGCCTTGTAAGGACTGCGGAGGCTGCCTCCCGCCGGAATATTCGGTGCGCAGGAAGGTGTCAGACGTGGCTTCGTCCGGCGTCGTCTCGCTCGACGAGGAAGACGTAGAGGAAGAAGAGCTAGAAGAACAGTGA
- the fam131ab gene encoding protein FAM131A isoform X3, producing the protein MLPKSRRALTIQEIAALARSSLHGISQVVKDHVTKPTAMAQGRVAHLIEWKGWCKPTDTPSALESHLTSYSHLSEGEQEARFAAGVAEQFAIAEAKLRAWSSVDGDESNDDSYDEDFLPANEPVTQSTDLSSYPHYLRDLLHTRVCQAHLRGRGLCEAESGVGADLSPPVGSPGSPSDTLCSSMCSLDERHPLLRDLGRHTDAPAADLTAKILGALQGGEELLLARLHRAGHRRGHSPCCLETFSETFEDEDTPCKDCGGCLPPEYSVRRKVSDVASSGVVSLDEEDVEEEELEEQ; encoded by the exons ATGTTACCTAAATCCAGACGAGCTCTCACCATTCAAGAGATCGCAGCGCTGGCGAGATCTTCACTTCACG gtaTCTCGCAGGTGGTCAAAGATCATGTGACGAAGCCCACGGCGATGGCGCAGGGCCGCGTGGCTCACCTGATCGAGTGGAAGGGCTGGTGTAAACCTACCGACACGCCCAGCGCCCTCGAGTCACACCTCACGTCATACTCGCATCTGTCCGAGGGCGAGCAGGAGGCACGTTTCGCTGCAG gagTGGCAGAGCAGTTCGCCATTGCAGAGGCAAAGCTTCGTGCCTGGTCTTCAGTGGACGGTGACGAGTCTAATGATGATTCTTATGACGAAGACTTTCTACCTGCAAATGAGCCTGTTACACAGAGCACAG ATCTGTCCTCGTACCCTCACTACCTGCGGGATCTCCTGCACACTCGGGTGTGTCAGGCTCACCTGCGGGGGCGTGGCCTGTGCGAGGCCGAGAGCGGTGTGGGCGCTGACCTCTCACCTCCCGTGGGCTCGCCGGGGTCACCGTCAGACACGCTCTGCTCCAGCATGTGCAGTTTGGACGAGAGACACCCGCTGCTGCGGGACCTGGGGCGTCACACGGACGCGCCCGCCGCCGACCTCACCGCCAAGATCCTCGGTGCTCTTCAGGGAGGGGAGGAGCTACTGTTAGCCCGCCTACACAGGGCGGGGCACAGGCGAGGCCACTCCCCCTGTTGCTTGGAAACGTTTTCGGAGACATTCGAAGACGAGGACACGCCTTGTAAGGACTGCGGAGGCTGCCTCCCGCCGGAATATTCGGTGCGCAGGAAGGTGTCAGACGTGGCTTCGTCCGGCGTCGTCTCGCTCGACGAGGAAGACGTAGAGGAAGAAGAGCTAGAAGAACAGTGA